One genomic segment of Agromyces intestinalis includes these proteins:
- the sufU gene encoding Fe-S cluster assembly sulfur transfer protein SufU: protein MSGLSGSGLEGLYQQLILEHSKARHGEGVLDHADASHHELNPSCGDELTLQVRLADDGERIEAVAWQGDGCSISMASTSVLVDLVAGASIEESLARAEAFRTMLRSKGAGEPDEELLGDAVAFHGVSKYVMRVKCAMLPWVALEAAVKQAAAAH, encoded by the coding sequence ATGAGCGGGCTGTCGGGTTCGGGTCTCGAGGGGCTGTACCAGCAGCTCATCCTCGAACATTCGAAGGCGCGGCACGGCGAGGGCGTGCTCGACCACGCGGATGCCTCGCATCACGAGCTCAACCCGAGCTGCGGCGACGAGCTGACCCTGCAGGTGCGTCTCGCCGACGACGGCGAGCGCATCGAGGCGGTCGCCTGGCAGGGCGACGGATGCTCCATCTCGATGGCCTCGACGTCGGTGCTCGTGGATCTCGTCGCCGGAGCATCCATCGAGGAGTCGCTCGCGCGGGCCGAGGCGTTCCGCACGATGCTGCGCTCGAAGGGCGCGGGCGAGCCCGACGAGGAGCTGCTCGGCGATGCCGTGGCGTTCCACGGCGTCTCGAAATACGTCATGCGCGTGAAGTGCGCGATGCTCCCGTGGGTCGCGCTCGAAGCTGCGGTGAAGCAGGCGGCAGCCGCCCACTGA
- a CDS encoding MmgE/PrpD family protein, with protein sequence MKTHHVRTHRSDEHLAREGQLAWQLAALATDPVELDDDVVEMVVNRVIDNAAVAAASIARKPVVSARSQALAHPVSIGGDGATVFGADAARRTSPEWAAWANGVAVRELDFHDTFLAAEYSHPGDNIPPIVAVAQHLAASRGLTGRDVVRGIATGYEIQIDLAKGISLHQHKIDHVAHLGPSAAAGIGTLLGLDQETIFQAIGQALHTTTATRQSRKGEISTWKAHAPAFAGKMAVEAVDRAMRGETSPVPIYEGEDGVIAWLLGGPEASYEVPLPDAGEAKRAILDSYTKEHSAEYQAQAWIDLARKLHDAYPLIINPDLVESITLHTSHHTHYVIGSGANDPQKYDPDASRETLDHSIPYIFTVALQDGAWNHETSYSPERAHQPDTIALWKKVTTVEDPEWTRRYHSLDIAEKAFGGRVVIKLADGGEIVDEIAVADAHPLGARPFGRDDYVKKFRTLAEWALEPAEIERFLDLAQRLPELSPDELGGLTFTAAPGVLAATEVPTGLF encoded by the coding sequence GTGAAGACCCACCACGTGCGCACCCACCGAAGCGATGAGCACCTCGCCCGCGAGGGCCAGCTCGCCTGGCAACTCGCGGCGCTCGCGACCGATCCCGTCGAACTCGACGACGACGTGGTCGAGATGGTCGTGAACCGCGTGATCGACAACGCGGCGGTGGCCGCGGCATCCATCGCCCGGAAGCCGGTCGTGTCGGCGCGCAGCCAGGCGCTCGCGCACCCCGTGTCGATCGGCGGCGACGGCGCGACGGTGTTCGGCGCCGATGCGGCCCGACGCACCAGCCCCGAGTGGGCGGCGTGGGCCAACGGGGTCGCGGTGCGCGAGCTCGACTTCCACGACACGTTCCTCGCGGCGGAGTACTCGCACCCGGGCGACAACATCCCGCCGATCGTCGCGGTCGCGCAGCACCTCGCTGCGTCGCGCGGACTCACCGGGCGCGACGTCGTGCGCGGCATCGCGACCGGGTACGAGATCCAGATCGACCTGGCCAAGGGCATCAGCCTGCACCAGCACAAGATCGACCACGTCGCGCACCTCGGGCCGTCGGCTGCGGCCGGCATCGGCACCCTGCTCGGCCTCGATCAAGAGACGATCTTCCAGGCCATCGGGCAGGCGCTGCACACGACCACGGCGACCCGCCAGTCGCGCAAGGGCGAGATCTCGACCTGGAAGGCGCACGCGCCCGCGTTCGCCGGCAAGATGGCCGTCGAGGCCGTCGACCGCGCGATGCGCGGCGAGACCAGCCCGGTGCCGATCTACGAGGGCGAGGACGGCGTCATCGCGTGGCTGCTCGGCGGCCCCGAGGCATCCTACGAAGTGCCGCTGCCCGACGCGGGCGAAGCGAAGCGGGCCATCCTCGACTCCTACACGAAGGAGCACTCCGCCGAGTACCAGGCCCAGGCCTGGATCGACCTGGCGCGCAAGCTGCACGACGCGTATCCGTTGATCATCAACCCCGACCTGGTCGAGTCGATCACGCTGCACACGTCGCACCACACGCACTACGTCATCGGATCGGGCGCGAACGACCCGCAGAAGTACGACCCCGATGCCTCGCGCGAGACGCTCGACCACTCGATCCCGTACATCTTCACCGTCGCCCTGCAGGACGGCGCCTGGAACCACGAGACGTCGTACTCGCCCGAGCGGGCGCACCAGCCCGACACGATCGCGCTGTGGAAGAAGGTGACCACCGTCGAAGACCCCGAGTGGACGCGCCGCTACCACTCGCTCGACATCGCCGAGAAGGCGTTCGGCGGGCGCGTGGTGATCAAGCTCGCCGACGGCGGCGAGATCGTCGACGAGATCGCGGTCGCGGATGCGCACCCGCTCGGTGCCCGCCCGTTCGGTCGCGACGACTACGTGAAGAAGTTCCGCACACTCGCCGAGTGGGCGCTCGAGCCCGCCGAGATCGAGCGGTTCCTCGACCTCGCGCAGCGGCTGCCCGAGCTCTCGCCCGACGAGCTCGGCGGCCTCACCTTCACGGCGGCACCGGGTGTGCTGGCCGCGACCGAGGTGCCGACCGGGTTGTTCTGA
- a CDS encoding enoyl-CoA hydratase/isomerase family protein, which produces MSEPIDATVADGVGHVTLNRPKAINALSYEMIGLLTGVFDAWRDDSEVGLVVLDGAGDRGFCAGGDIRELHEMATSDRHEDAHRFFREEYRLDAAIARYPKPVVAIMDGITMGGGIGLAGHASIRVVTERSKLAMPETRIGFTPDVGGTWLLASAPGELGVHLALNSRTMDAADALYAGFADAYVPSEHLPHLLQALAERADPGTPSEIVMLFDETPGRSKLALARDWVDACFSAPTVDEIIERLRTAEHPDASAAADELETLSPTALTVTLEAVRRARTLPRLEDALEQEFRAVTWFIEQHDLAEGIRAQVIDKDRAPKWNPARLADVPADLAARVLDEQRYPGVWG; this is translated from the coding sequence GTGAGCGAACCCATCGACGCGACCGTCGCCGACGGGGTCGGCCATGTCACGCTCAACCGGCCGAAGGCGATCAACGCGCTGAGCTACGAGATGATCGGGCTGCTCACCGGCGTGTTCGACGCGTGGCGCGACGATTCCGAGGTGGGGCTGGTCGTGCTCGACGGCGCCGGCGACCGCGGATTCTGCGCCGGCGGCGACATCCGCGAGCTCCACGAGATGGCCACGAGCGACCGGCACGAGGACGCCCACCGCTTCTTCCGCGAGGAGTACCGGTTGGATGCCGCGATCGCGCGCTACCCGAAACCGGTCGTCGCGATCATGGACGGCATCACCATGGGCGGTGGCATCGGGCTCGCGGGGCACGCGTCGATCCGGGTCGTCACCGAGCGGTCGAAGCTCGCGATGCCCGAGACCCGCATCGGGTTCACGCCAGACGTCGGCGGCACCTGGCTGCTCGCGTCGGCGCCGGGCGAGCTCGGCGTGCACCTCGCACTCAACTCGCGCACCATGGACGCCGCCGACGCGCTGTACGCCGGCTTCGCCGACGCGTACGTGCCGAGCGAGCACCTGCCGCACCTGCTGCAGGCGCTCGCCGAACGCGCCGACCCCGGCACGCCGAGCGAGATCGTCATGCTCTTCGACGAGACCCCCGGGCGATCGAAGCTCGCGCTCGCGCGCGACTGGGTCGACGCGTGCTTCTCGGCGCCCACGGTCGACGAGATCATCGAACGGCTGCGCACTGCGGAGCATCCGGATGCCTCGGCCGCCGCCGATGAACTCGAAACCCTGTCGCCCACCGCGCTGACCGTCACGCTCGAAGCCGTGCGTCGCGCGCGCACCCTGCCGAGGCTCGAAGACGCGCTCGAGCAGGAGTTCCGTGCGGTGACGTGGTTCATCGAGCAGCACGATCTCGCCGAGGGAATCCGGGCGCAGGTGATCGACAAGGACCGCGCGCCGAAGTGGAACCCCGCGCGCCTCGCCGACGTGCCCGCCGACCTCGCGGCGCGGGTGCTCGACGAGCAGCGGTACCCCGGCGTGTGGGGCTGA
- a CDS encoding TetR/AcrR family transcriptional regulator produces the protein MSSMQTKMDRIPATERRELILEAATRVFGDLGYAGATTDKVARAAGISQPYVVRMFGTKEQLFIEVLERTCERILGAFDEAIRATDDERSVQSRVGEAYVELVETDRGILLALMQGFILGHDAGIGPVARRGFMRIYDRLRTVFEPEEAMSFMAQGMLINTLIASGLLSQVQQHQENVDELLACTFGDKLGIVVDGLARDA, from the coding sequence ATGTCAAGCATGCAGACGAAGATGGATCGCATCCCCGCAACGGAGCGGCGCGAGTTGATCCTCGAGGCGGCCACGCGCGTCTTCGGCGACCTCGGCTACGCGGGCGCCACGACCGACAAGGTCGCACGGGCCGCGGGCATCAGCCAGCCGTACGTGGTGCGCATGTTCGGCACGAAGGAGCAGCTGTTCATCGAGGTGCTCGAGCGCACGTGCGAACGCATCCTCGGCGCGTTCGACGAGGCCATCCGGGCCACCGACGACGAGCGCAGCGTGCAGTCGCGCGTCGGCGAGGCGTATGTCGAGCTCGTCGAGACCGACCGCGGGATCCTGCTCGCGCTCATGCAGGGGTTCATCCTCGGCCACGACGCCGGCATCGGGCCGGTCGCCCGGCGCGGATTCATGCGCATCTACGACCGGCTGCGCACGGTGTTCGAGCCCGAAGAGGCGATGAGCTTCATGGCCCAGGGAATGCTCATCAACACGCTCATCGCGTCGGGGCTGCTCAGCCAGGTGCAGCAGCACCAGGAGAACGTCGACGAACTGCTCGCCTGCACCTTCGGCGACAAGCTCGGCATCGTCGTCGACGGGCTCGCCCGCGACGCGTGA
- a CDS encoding aminotransferase class V-fold PLP-dependent enzyme: MTSFDTDTVGGRRVADIRRDFPAFDPVDGAAPRTYLDSAATSQRPRQVLDAERDYLEHHLAAVHRGTSAAVGESTSFFEDARETVARFVGAGERELVWAENATDALNIVALGMADASAGLGGPEASVFSLGPGDEIVVTEAEHHANLIPWQRLAARTGATLVPVRVDQHGLWSIDAMRSVLNERTRVVAFAEISNVTGYLAPVADVAELAHRHGALVVLDACQSVPHRPVDFAAAGVDFAAFSGHKMLGPNGIGALYGRAELLDALPPARTGGSTITLVTLEHADFLPSPQRFEAGTQPVSQAVALAEAVRYLDAIGMESVASHEAAFAERVIDGVAALPGVRVLGPQAGAPRAGLVSVAIEGVHAHDVGQFLDESGVVVRTGHHCAQPLHRALGLTASTRASSHVYTTGDEADRFVAALAEARRFFGVAA; the protein is encoded by the coding sequence ATGACTTCGTTCGACACCGACACGGTCGGCGGCCGTCGGGTCGCCGACATCCGCCGCGACTTCCCCGCCTTCGACCCGGTCGACGGCGCAGCCCCCCGCACGTACCTCGATTCCGCGGCGACCTCGCAGCGCCCGCGGCAGGTGCTCGACGCCGAACGCGATTACCTCGAGCACCACCTCGCCGCGGTCCACCGCGGCACGAGCGCCGCGGTCGGCGAGTCGACCTCGTTCTTCGAGGACGCGCGCGAGACGGTCGCGCGATTCGTGGGCGCCGGCGAGCGCGAGCTGGTCTGGGCCGAGAACGCCACCGATGCGCTGAACATCGTCGCGCTCGGCATGGCGGATGCCTCGGCCGGACTCGGCGGGCCCGAGGCATCCGTCTTCTCGCTCGGGCCGGGCGACGAGATCGTGGTGACCGAGGCCGAGCACCATGCGAACCTGATCCCCTGGCAGCGGCTCGCCGCGCGCACGGGCGCGACGCTCGTCCCGGTGCGCGTCGACCAGCACGGCCTGTGGTCGATCGACGCGATGCGTTCGGTGCTCAACGAGCGCACGCGGGTGGTCGCGTTCGCCGAGATCTCGAACGTGACGGGGTACCTCGCGCCGGTCGCGGATGTCGCGGAGCTGGCGCATCGGCACGGCGCCCTCGTCGTGCTCGACGCGTGCCAGTCGGTGCCGCACCGCCCGGTCGACTTCGCCGCCGCCGGCGTCGACTTCGCCGCGTTCTCGGGCCACAAGATGCTCGGGCCGAACGGTATCGGCGCGCTGTACGGCCGCGCCGAACTGCTCGACGCGCTGCCGCCCGCTCGCACCGGCGGGTCGACGATCACGCTCGTCACGCTCGAGCACGCCGACTTCCTGCCGTCGCCGCAGCGATTCGAGGCCGGAACGCAGCCGGTGTCGCAGGCGGTCGCCCTCGCCGAGGCGGTGCGATACCTCGACGCGATCGGCATGGAGTCGGTGGCGTCGCACGAGGCGGCGTTCGCCGAGCGGGTGATCGACGGGGTCGCGGCGCTGCCCGGGGTGCGGGTGCTCGGACCGCAGGCGGGCGCGCCGCGGGCGGGGCTCGTGAGCGTCGCCATCGAGGGGGTGCACGCCCACGACGTGGGGCAGTTCCTCGACGAGTCGGGCGTGGTGGTGCGCACCGGGCACCACTGCGCGCAGCCGTTGCACCGGGCTCTCGGACTCACCGCGTCGACGCGCGCGTCGTCGCACGTCTACACGACCGGCGACGAGGCCGACCGGTTCGTCGCCGCGCTCGCCGAGGCGCGCCGGTTCTTCGGGGTGGCGGCATGA
- a CDS encoding LysE family translocator: MVPVESLIAFAVASIVLIAIPGPSVLFSVGRALVLGRVGGLLSVLGNALGLLPIIVAVALGVGAFVAKSVVLFTIIKIAGALYLVYLGIQAIRHRRAAGAALTGEVVRVSRWRQLGQGFVVGVTNPKTIAFFVAVLPQFVSLEAGSAVLQMLELGLVFFVLAIIGDSTWALAAGAARDWFVKSPKRAERLAGTGGVMMLGLGGILAFSSNA, translated from the coding sequence GTGGTCCCGGTCGAGAGTCTCATCGCGTTCGCCGTGGCGTCGATCGTGCTGATCGCCATCCCCGGCCCGAGCGTGCTGTTCTCGGTGGGGCGGGCGCTCGTGCTCGGGCGTGTCGGCGGGCTGCTGAGCGTGCTCGGCAACGCGCTCGGGCTGCTGCCGATCATCGTCGCCGTCGCGCTCGGTGTCGGCGCGTTCGTCGCGAAGTCGGTCGTGCTCTTCACGATCATCAAGATCGCCGGGGCGCTCTACCTCGTGTACCTCGGCATCCAGGCGATCCGGCATCGCAGGGCCGCCGGCGCCGCCCTCACCGGTGAGGTCGTACGCGTCTCGCGCTGGCGCCAGCTCGGGCAGGGCTTCGTCGTCGGCGTGACCAACCCGAAGACGATCGCGTTCTTCGTGGCCGTGCTGCCGCAGTTCGTGTCGCTCGAGGCCGGGTCGGCGGTGCTGCAGATGCTCGAGCTCGGGCTCGTGTTCTTCGTGCTGGCGATCATCGGCGACAGCACGTGGGCGCTCGCCGCCGGCGCCGCCCGCGACTGGTTCGTGAAGTCGCCGAAGCGTGCCGAACGGCTCGCCGGAACCGGCGGGGTCATGATGCTCGGACTCGGCGGGATCCTCGCCTTCTCGAGCAACGCCTGA
- the prpB gene encoding methylisocitrate lyase, which translates to MLYAKTPAHEKRRAFRERLATGELLRFPGAFNPLSARLIEQRGFEGVYVSGAVLAADLGLPDIGLTTLSEVAGRGRQIARMTELPAIIDADTGFGEPMNVARTVQELEDAGLAGLHIEDQVNPKRCGHLDGKQVVDEHTALQRIAAAVDARRDPNFLIMARTDIRAVDGLDAAIDRAKALVDAGADAIFPEAMATLAEFEAVRAAVDVPLLANMTEFGKSELFTVDQLRDVGMNIVIWPVSLLRLAMGSAMRGLDELAAEGSLQAKLGEMQHRAELYDLVDYEGYNHFDTGIFNFTISR; encoded by the coding sequence ATGCTGTATGCGAAGACCCCGGCGCACGAGAAGCGGCGCGCGTTCCGCGAGCGACTCGCCACGGGCGAGCTGCTGCGGTTCCCCGGCGCGTTCAACCCGCTGTCGGCACGGCTCATCGAGCAGCGCGGGTTCGAGGGCGTATACGTGTCGGGTGCGGTGCTCGCGGCCGATCTCGGGCTGCCCGACATCGGGCTCACGACGCTCAGCGAGGTCGCCGGTCGCGGTCGGCAGATCGCGCGGATGACCGAACTGCCCGCGATCATCGACGCCGACACCGGGTTCGGCGAGCCCATGAACGTCGCCCGCACCGTGCAGGAACTCGAGGACGCCGGCCTCGCCGGCCTGCACATCGAAGACCAGGTGAACCCGAAGCGCTGCGGGCACCTCGACGGCAAGCAGGTCGTCGATGAGCACACCGCGCTGCAGCGCATCGCCGCGGCAGTCGACGCGCGGCGCGACCCGAACTTCCTGATCATGGCGCGCACCGATATCCGCGCGGTCGACGGGCTCGACGCCGCGATCGACCGAGCGAAGGCGCTCGTCGATGCGGGCGCCGACGCGATCTTCCCCGAGGCGATGGCGACGCTCGCCGAGTTCGAGGCGGTGCGGGCGGCCGTGGACGTGCCGCTGCTGGCGAACATGACCGAGTTCGGCAAGAGCGAGCTGTTCACGGTCGACCAGCTGCGCGATGTCGGCATGAACATCGTCATCTGGCCCGTGTCGCTGCTGCGCCTCGCGATGGGCTCGGCGATGCGCGGACTCGACGAGCTGGCGGCCGAGGGATCGTTGCAGGCCAAACTCGGCGAGATGCAGCACCGCGCCGAGCTCTACGACCTCGTCGACTACGAGGGCTACAACCACTTCGACACCGGGATCTTCAACTTCACCATCTCGCGCTGA
- a CDS encoding acyl-CoA thioesterase — MHMLFRTLLHVLFLSRRKPDLGHWDVAETRFIVLPTDLDINRHMNNGVYFSIMDVARFDMLVRNGIWKTMMQKGWYPVVASETITFRKSLNPWQRFTIESRVIGFDEKSVYVEQRFVRPGPDGEPEIYAQGFIRGRFLRRTGGTVPVPELIEAFGTDPSGQELPEWIHRWGEDVALPATRAAAPSVWN; from the coding sequence ATGCACATGCTCTTCCGCACGCTGCTCCACGTCCTGTTCCTGTCGCGCCGCAAGCCCGACCTCGGGCACTGGGACGTCGCCGAGACCCGGTTCATCGTGCTGCCGACCGATCTCGACATCAACCGGCACATGAACAACGGCGTCTACTTCTCGATCATGGACGTCGCCCGGTTCGACATGCTGGTGCGCAACGGCATCTGGAAGACCATGATGCAGAAGGGCTGGTACCCGGTCGTCGCGAGCGAGACGATCACGTTCCGCAAGTCGCTGAACCCCTGGCAGCGGTTCACGATCGAGTCGCGGGTGATCGGCTTCGACGAGAAGTCGGTGTACGTCGAGCAGCGGTTCGTGCGGCCCGGCCCCGACGGCGAGCCCGAGATCTACGCGCAGGGGTTCATCCGCGGGCGGTTCCTGCGCAGGACGGGCGGCACGGTGCCGGTTCCCGAGCTCATCGAGGCGTTCGGCACCGACCCGTCGGGCCAGGAGCTGCCCGAGTGGATCCACCGCTGGGGCGAGGATGTCGCGCTGCCCGCGACCCGTGCGGCGGCGCCGTCGGTCTGGAACTGA
- a CDS encoding bifunctional 2-methylcitrate synthase/citrate synthase, whose translation MSDQQPEIYKGLAGVPVDYTAISKVNPETNSLLYRGYPVQDLAAAVTFEEVAYLLWHGELPNDEELAEFEQVERAHRHLDPVVKRVIDELPTTAHPMDVVRTAVSAIGARDDEAADDSPEAELRKAKRLFAAIPAVVAYDQRRRRGLDLVEPRDDLGYSANFLFMTFDEVPELPVVDAFDVSMILYAEHSFNASTFTARVITSTLSDLHSAVVGAIAALKGPLHGGANEAVMHTFDEIGEAANVSAWLDDALAQKRKIMGFGHRVYKHGDSRVPTMKTALDSLVGYYERPDILDLYNALADEFVARKGIHPNLDYPSGPAYHLIGFDTELFTPIFVASRVVGWTAHIMEQRASNALIRPLSVYNGVDQREVPAREPVE comes from the coding sequence ATGAGCGATCAGCAGCCCGAGATCTACAAGGGTCTGGCCGGGGTTCCGGTCGACTACACCGCGATCTCGAAGGTCAACCCCGAGACCAATTCGCTGCTGTACCGCGGGTACCCCGTGCAGGATCTCGCCGCGGCCGTCACCTTCGAAGAGGTCGCCTACCTGCTGTGGCACGGCGAGCTGCCGAACGACGAGGAGCTCGCCGAGTTCGAGCAGGTCGAGCGGGCGCACCGGCACCTCGATCCGGTGGTCAAGCGCGTGATCGACGAGCTGCCGACGACCGCGCATCCGATGGACGTCGTGCGTACGGCGGTCAGTGCGATCGGCGCTCGCGACGACGAAGCGGCGGATGACTCGCCAGAGGCCGAACTGCGCAAGGCGAAGCGCCTGTTCGCGGCGATCCCGGCCGTTGTCGCGTACGACCAGCGCCGCAGGCGAGGGCTCGACCTGGTCGAACCGCGCGACGATCTCGGCTACTCGGCGAACTTCCTGTTCATGACGTTCGACGAAGTGCCCGAGCTGCCGGTGGTCGACGCGTTCGACGTGTCGATGATCCTGTACGCCGAGCACTCGTTCAACGCCTCGACGTTCACCGCGCGCGTGATCACGAGCACGTTGAGCGACCTGCACTCGGCGGTCGTCGGCGCGATCGCCGCCCTCAAGGGTCCGCTGCACGGCGGCGCGAACGAAGCGGTCATGCACACGTTCGACGAGATCGGCGAGGCGGCCAACGTGTCGGCCTGGCTCGACGACGCGCTCGCCCAGAAGCGCAAGATCATGGGCTTCGGGCACCGGGTCTACAAGCACGGCGACTCGCGCGTGCCGACCATGAAGACGGCGCTCGACAGCCTGGTCGGCTACTACGAGCGTCCCGACATCCTCGACCTGTACAACGCGCTCGCCGACGAGTTCGTCGCGCGCAAGGGCATCCACCCGAACCTCGACTACCCGTCGGGGCCGGCTTACCACCTGATCGGGTTCGACACCGAGCTGTTCACGCCGATCTTCGTCGCCTCGCGCGTCGTCGGCTGGACGGCGCACATCATGGAGCAGCGCGCCTCGAACGCGTTGATCCGCCCGCTGTCGGTGTACAACGGCGTCGATCAGCGCGAGGTTCCGGCACGCGAACCGGTCGAGTAG